Genomic window (Vampirovibrionales bacterium):
GGTGACGGGCGGCGTTCTGTCTGCGGGCGACCTCGCTGAGACGCTGGCGCTTGCGCGCGCAGGCAAGCGCGTGGCGACGACCAACGGCTGCTTTGATCTGCTGCATGTGGGCCATCTGCGCTATTTGCAGGCGGCGCGCGCGATGGGCGACCTGCTGATTGTCGCCATCAATAGCGATGCCTCCGTACGTGCGCTCAAAGGCCCGTCTCGCCCTCTTGTCTCGCAGGACGATCGCGCTGAGCTTCTGGCGGGCCTGCGTTGCGTCGATTATGTCGTGATTTTCGATGCGCCGACGCCGCTGGACGTGTTAACCCAAATCCGTCCCGACGTCCACGTGAAGGGCGGCGACTACGACGCCGACACCCTGCCGGAAGCGGCG
Coding sequences:
- the rfaE2 gene encoding D-glycero-beta-D-manno-heptose 1-phosphate adenylyltransferase, with the protein product MSAGDLAETLALARAGKRVATTNGCFDLLHVGHLRYLQAARAMGDLLIVAINSDASVRALKGPSRPLVSQDDRAELLAGLRCVDYVVIFDAPTPLDVLTQIRPDVHVKGGDYDADTLPEAAALRALGVELAFVPLVSGKSTTALAKRLSAGV